TAGCTGACTATAAATATATAAACCGCGAGGCAATTGTACGCGTAGCATTACGCAATATAAGCCTAATTATACCTGCCATGCTTGAATCGAAAGAAGTCCTTATTACCGCTGAAATGTTTAACGCTATACAAAACGTAATAAATTATCAACAAATAAGTAAAGATGTCGTGATTGAGCAATTGCTAGGCTTTACAAAGGGGCTAACAGAGGAAGAAACGATGGAAGGGTTTGAATTTGCAACATTCCTTCTAGAAGAACTTCAAAAGCAGAAGCCAAAACTCTTTATTATTGAATCTCTTCTTACTCCTTTCAGAAAAGCTTTTGTCGGAACCGAACATGCCGCTGAAGCGCGCGATATTGCCAATAATCTATGGCGCTATGTGAAAATGGGTCAGCCACCAGAGCAATGCAAAAAATAAAATAGCCATATAAAAACCCCGATTAGGATGACTAATCGGGGTTTTACATTGAGCAATTTCAGAGATTTCTGCAAGCCTAGTTCGCTATAAGCGCAACGGTTAAATGCAATAAACATGACCACTTCTACAATACCTTTAATAGAATTGCAAAAACAAAGACGTTGTCATTCACCACCCGAACTGACATTACTGTTCCATTATGCAAATCCTTTTCGCAGATTGTTGTATATGTATCCTGATACCATTCGTAATAATCTATTGCGTTGCATTAGCTCATTCCATTCGTTTTCAGTCATCCCCTGCTGTATACTGTTGATACATAAAAACAGCTTAGGGGGCGTTTTAGTGTTACAGCGAATTATAATTACAGGCTATAAACCACACGAACTTGGTATTTTTAATGACAAGCATCCTGGTATCCCCATTATTAAAAAAGCTTTAGAAAGCCGCTTAAGAGCCTTATTGGATGAAGGTTTGGAATGGGTCATTATTAGTGGTCAACAAGGTGTGGAAACATGGAGTGCAGAGGTTGTCTTAACGTTAAAAGAGGAATTTCCTAATTTAAAATACGCAATCATCACCCCATTTTTAGAACAAGAAAAGAACTGGCAAGAAATAAAACAAGAAAAATATCAGTCACTAGTTGCTCAGGCAGACTTTGTAACAAGTGTGACAAAAAAGCCGTATGAAGCTCCTTGGCAGTTTACTGAAAAAGATAAATTTATTATTCAAAACACAGACGGCTTGCTACTAGTTTATGATGAAGAAAATGAGGGCTCCCCGAAGTATATGAAGCGTTTAGCCGAAAAATATATGGAAAATAATGACTATACTATTCTAACAATCAACTCCTACGATCTTCAGGTAATCGCAGAGGAAATACAACAGCAACAACAGGATTGGTAGATAATCGAATATCTCCCCCTACAAGTTAGATAGACAAAAATCTTTAATAAAGATAAATATTGATATAATTTTCTGACAATTTTATAATAGAAGGAATAGTACTTGTTATTATTTTGAAAGGAGCTGTTGACATTTGAATAGAAAAATCGAAATGATTCTAGAGCCTTCTCCTGTGAATATTTCACACGATACGTATCGTCGTGAGTGCCAGTATACGCGAGGGATTCATATTGATGAACAAGAATTCAACGCCATTTTAAATGCAATGTGCCACGATTCACGCTTATATTTTGATTTCCATAATCCACGAAAAGAGATTAAAAAGGGAACTTATTTAAATGGACACTCCGGTTTAGCACGCAATATTTATGACTACTATAAAGCTCATTACGATATTGAATTGACGGACATTATCAATGGTAAAGATTTTTACGTAAAAATCGTTTAAGTGCCTTTTAAGTGCCAGGCACTCAAACAATTTTGAATTTTCCAAATAAAAACCCGCGGAAAGAGCAGTAAATTTTAAAGCGACCTATGAAACAATTTTTCTTAAAAACTAGTCTTTCAAAAGCAAAAACTACACCTCCCCTTGTCCAACAAGTGAGGTGTAGTTTTAGAAGCATTTATTCATTTAATGATGATATGACTTATTTCCACAATCCAGCTTTCACCATTTTTTCTTTATTACCGAAAGCAACTAATACAGCAATAATATTAATAATTATCATAATTACAATGATGTATAACACAGGTGTGTAGCTTCCTGTAAAGTCAAAAATATAGCCATACGCTGG
The genomic region above belongs to Lysinibacillus sp. FSL W8-0992 and contains:
- a CDS encoding DUF1273 domain-containing protein, producing the protein MLQRIIITGYKPHELGIFNDKHPGIPIIKKALESRLRALLDEGLEWVIISGQQGVETWSAEVVLTLKEEFPNLKYAIITPFLEQEKNWQEIKQEKYQSLVAQADFVTSVTKKPYEAPWQFTEKDKFIIQNTDGLLLVYDEENEGSPKYMKRLAEKYMENNDYTILTINSYDLQVIAEEIQQQQQDW